In Desulfofundulus kuznetsovii DSM 6115, the following are encoded in one genomic region:
- a CDS encoding aldehyde ferredoxin oxidoreductase family protein: MRGFYGRLLRIDLSTRHWQAEEIPDEVLAAYLGGKGLGTYLMLQNIPPGADPLGPENCLIFTTGPVTGTAMPGSNRFGVFARSPLTGFYGESYSGGHVGAAMKRTGYDAIIIQGQAKNPTLLEVTDQGVSFRDGTKLWGLDCYAAEDGALAEVGARGAQAVVIGPAGENLVRYACIENNYWRSAGRTGMGAVMGSKKLKAVVFHGRAGCELADPAGLKQYVTGLTQKARDNAGVLGYRKYGTPQLVSIMNSVGAFPARYWSRGTLPGWESLTGDYLIENFEVQPRACRPCLMTCGNLTRVTRGRHEGLMVEGPEYETIYSFGGLCCIHDLAEIIYLNDICDRLGLDTISAGNMAAFAIEAAQRGALDVKVAYGDVEGIAQLLHQIARREGVGDLLAEGIRAAAEKLGLSDLAIHVKGMEPAGYDPRVLQGMGLAYATSPRGACHLRATFYKPELAGIIDPKTTHGKAELFIDYEDRLAIYDALILCRFYRDLVLWGDLVILVNATTGLGVDEGQLRRIAGRIVAATRQFNLLQGLTRDDDNLPPRFFKEPLENGDVLPEENFKQMLADYYRLRGWDEKGCPLVGAI; the protein is encoded by the coding sequence ATGAGAGGCTTTTATGGACGGCTGCTCCGCATTGACCTGTCAACCAGACATTGGCAGGCGGAGGAAATTCCAGATGAAGTTTTGGCTGCATACCTGGGCGGTAAAGGTTTGGGCACTTACCTCATGCTCCAGAACATTCCGCCCGGGGCCGACCCCCTGGGTCCGGAAAACTGCCTGATTTTTACCACCGGCCCTGTAACAGGTACGGCCATGCCGGGTTCCAACCGTTTTGGAGTCTTTGCCCGGTCCCCCCTCACCGGTTTTTACGGCGAGTCCTACTCGGGCGGCCATGTGGGGGCGGCAATGAAGAGAACCGGTTACGATGCTATTATCATTCAGGGCCAGGCAAAAAATCCTACCTTATTGGAAGTCACCGATCAGGGTGTTTCTTTCCGGGACGGTACGAAACTGTGGGGCCTGGATTGTTACGCTGCTGAAGATGGGGCACTGGCGGAGGTTGGCGCAAGGGGCGCCCAGGCGGTGGTGATCGGTCCGGCCGGCGAAAACCTGGTCCGCTATGCCTGCATTGAAAACAACTACTGGCGTTCCGCGGGACGGACCGGCATGGGGGCCGTGATGGGGTCGAAAAAACTAAAGGCTGTTGTTTTTCACGGCCGGGCCGGCTGTGAGCTGGCCGACCCGGCGGGTCTGAAACAATATGTCACCGGGCTGACTCAAAAGGCCAGGGACAACGCTGGGGTGCTTGGCTACCGCAAGTACGGTACACCACAGCTGGTTTCGATAATGAACTCGGTAGGCGCCTTTCCGGCCAGGTACTGGTCCCGGGGAACCCTTCCCGGCTGGGAGTCACTGACCGGCGACTACCTGATCGAAAACTTTGAAGTGCAACCGCGGGCCTGCCGCCCCTGCTTAATGACCTGCGGCAACCTCACCCGGGTGACGAGGGGAAGGCACGAAGGGCTTATGGTGGAAGGTCCGGAATATGAAACCATTTATTCTTTCGGCGGATTGTGCTGCATCCACGACCTGGCCGAAATCATTTACCTGAACGACATTTGCGACCGGCTTGGCCTGGATACAATCAGTGCGGGCAACATGGCGGCCTTTGCCATAGAGGCGGCACAAAGAGGAGCACTGGACGTTAAAGTGGCTTACGGGGACGTAGAAGGTATTGCGCAGCTACTCCACCAGATAGCCCGGCGGGAGGGCGTGGGTGACCTGCTGGCCGAAGGTATCCGGGCGGCGGCGGAAAAACTGGGCCTTTCCGACCTCGCCATACATGTTAAAGGGATGGAACCGGCCGGCTATGATCCCCGGGTGTTGCAGGGCATGGGCCTGGCCTACGCCACCTCTCCCCGGGGTGCGTGCCATCTGCGCGCTACATTTTACAAGCCCGAACTGGCCGGGATCATCGATCCGAAAACCACTCACGGGAAAGCAGAGCTGTTCATTGATTATGAGGACCGGTTGGCTATTTACGACGCCCTTATTCTCTGCCGTTTTTACCGGGACCTGGTTTTATGGGGGGACCTGGTTATACTGGTTAACGCCACCACGGGCCTGGGTGTGGACGAAGGACAGCTGCGCCGCATTGCCGGACGCATAGTTGCGGCCACCCGTCAATTTAACCTTTTACAGGGCTTGACCAGGGATGACGATAACCTGCCGCCACGCTTCTTTAAAGAACCGCTGGAAAACGGGGACGTTCTCCCGGAAGAAAACTTCAAGCAGATGCTGGCCGATTACTACCGCCTGCGCGGGTGGGATGAAAAAGGATGCCCACTCGTTGGCGCTATTTAA
- a CDS encoding iron-containing alcohol dehydrogenase, with protein MKISYFWTANTIITGRGSLNRLADEVKNLGASKILIVTDPVLLKTGLIDRVKEALAPTGLEIGLFSEVEPEPRLQVVTRCQQAIKEGGYDLLVAVGGGSSMDVAKASSILMTNPGTINDYIGVNLVPKPGLPVIAVPTTAGTGSEVTPIAILSDVEEQLKKGVVSPYLLPRVAIVDPELTVTMPPHITAATGMDALTHAVEAYISVNATTITDALALEAIRLISRHLRTAVANGENMEARENMAMASLLAGIAFANAGVGAVHALAYPLGAQFHVPHGVANAVLLPYVMESNLLGALPRFKIMALAMGERVEELSDREAAGKFIEAIKQLSTDVRIPLHLRDLGVTAGAIPGMAEGAIKVTRLLANNPRKLTVDDIREIYERAF; from the coding sequence ATGAAAATCAGTTACTTCTGGACGGCTAATACCATCATTACCGGGAGGGGCAGCCTTAACCGGCTTGCGGATGAGGTCAAAAACCTTGGGGCCAGCAAAATACTGATTGTCACCGATCCCGTGCTTTTAAAAACCGGCCTCATTGACCGGGTAAAGGAAGCCCTGGCCCCGACCGGCCTGGAAATCGGACTTTTCAGTGAAGTGGAACCCGAACCACGCCTGCAGGTGGTGACCAGATGTCAGCAGGCCATTAAAGAAGGTGGCTACGACCTGCTGGTGGCGGTTGGCGGCGGCAGTTCCATGGACGTGGCCAAAGCTTCCTCCATTTTGATGACCAACCCCGGAACAATTAACGATTACATCGGCGTGAATTTAGTACCCAAACCGGGTCTACCCGTTATCGCAGTGCCTACTACGGCGGGCACGGGTAGCGAGGTCACACCCATTGCCATTCTTTCCGATGTGGAGGAACAGCTAAAGAAAGGCGTGGTCAGCCCGTACCTTCTTCCCAGAGTGGCCATTGTGGACCCGGAACTAACGGTAACCATGCCTCCGCATATAACCGCGGCGACTGGTATGGATGCTCTGACCCACGCAGTAGAAGCGTATATCTCCGTTAATGCTACGACAATTACCGATGCACTGGCCCTGGAAGCCATCAGGCTTATTTCCCGGCACCTGCGTACGGCAGTGGCCAACGGGGAGAATATGGAAGCCAGGGAGAACATGGCCATGGCCAGCCTGCTGGCAGGGATTGCCTTCGCCAACGCCGGTGTCGGTGCCGTTCATGCGCTGGCCTATCCCCTGGGTGCCCAGTTCCATGTCCCCCACGGTGTGGCCAACGCCGTCCTGCTCCCGTATGTCATGGAATCAAACCTGCTCGGTGCCCTGCCGAGGTTCAAAATAATGGCCCTGGCCATGGGGGAAAGGGTGGAGGAACTGTCCGACCGTGAAGCGGCCGGTAAATTTATCGAGGCCATTAAGCAGCTGTCCACCGATGTAAGAATTCCTCTGCATCTCCGCGATCTCGGTGTAACTGCCGGAGCCATACCGGGTATGGCCGAAGGTGCCATAAAGGTAACCCGCCTGCTGGCCAACAACCCGCGCAAGCTCACGGTGGACGACATCAGGGAAATCTACGAAAGGGCATTTTAA